The genomic interval TGTTTTTGAGCTTGTGCGGTCATATATTTTTTCCTTTTAGTTATTTAATTACAGCTTTTAATTTGGCAGCAGCATCGGTTGTTTCCCAAATAAACTCCGGTTCATTACGGCCAAAGTGACCATAATTGGATGTTTTTTGGTAAATGGGACGAGCCAATTGCAAATAAGAAATGATATTTGCCGGTTTAAAGCTAAATACTTCCCGAACAGCCGCTTCAATTTTTTCATCAGCTACTTTACCAGTACCAAAAGTTTCCACCATCAGCGACACGGGTTCGGGATAACCAATGGCATAAGCCACTTGCACTTCGCATTTATCGGCCAAACCTGCAGCTACAATATTTTTGGCCACATGGCGTGCCATGTAACAAGCGCTACGATCTACTTTAGTAGGATCTTTACCCGAAAAAGCACCACCACCATGACGTCCCATGCCACCATAGCTATCCACAATGATTTTACGACCTGTTAAACCGCAATCCCCTTGAGGGCCACCCACTACAAAACGACCTGTGGGGTTAATTAAAAATAGAGGCGACTTGTTAAATAAGTTAGCGGGGATAACCTTCTTAACCACTTCTTCAATCACGGCTTCCTTTAATTTTTCATGCGTCACATCTTCGGAATGTTGTGTAGAAATAACAACCGTATCCACAGATACAGGCTTGCCATTTTCGTAACGAACCGAAACCTGCGATTTACCATCAGGGCGTAAAAACTTTAAAAGACCACTTTTACGAACTTCGGCCAATTTCTTGGTAAGGCGATGCGCTAAGGCAATAGGCATGGGCATCAGTTCGGGTGTTTCATTTGAGGCATAACCAAACATAAGCCCTTGATCACCAGCACCCAATTCTTTAAAAAGCCCTTCCCCTTCGGTCACACCCTGAGAAATATCGGGAGATTGTTTATCGAGGGTTACAATCACACCACAGCTTTTAGAATCAAAACCCATGCGTGAATCGTTGTATCCAATATCATTTACCACATTGCGCACTAATGCCTGAACATCTACATAAGAGTTAGTGGTAATTTCGCCGGCTACACATACAAGCCCCGTGGTTACCAGTGTTTCACAGGCTACACGAGATTTAGAGTCTTCTTTTAAGCAGGCATCCAATACAGAGTCTGAAATTTGATCGGCCACTTTATCAGGATGGCCTTCGGTTACGGATTCGGATGAAAAAATATAATGTTGTGACATGTCTTATTCCTTTTTTTAGTTTTAAATAGAGGGGCTTGATTAATGCTTTTTGAGGGAATTGTCAAAAAAGAAATTTCTTTAAAAATCAGGTTTATGCCCAAGCCTGACGATAGGTTTTCTCTAAAAAGTCCTCAACATCGTTTTGGGAAGCAAAATGACTGATTTTATCGTACAAAAAGCGGTCTTCTCTAATATTAAGAGAACGGATGGTATTTTTAATACGAGGAATAGCCATGGGGTACATACTAAAACGTCTATAGCCTAAAATAAGCAGAAGAAAAAGATAACGGGGCTCGGTTGCAATTTCGCCACAAAAGGTTACTTCCAAATCGTGTTCTTCGGCCTTTTTTACAATTTCACGCAACACACGGATAATAGATGGATGATAAGGGTTATATAAATACGCCACATTTTCGTTGGTACGGTCTACCGCTAAAAAATATTGAATTAAATCGTTGGAACCTACCGAAATAAAGTCGGCCTCACGCGATAAAAAATCCATTTCATAAACCAACGATGGAACTTCCAGCATAGCACCCAACACAATATTTTTTTCTGCTAAAAAACGCGTCTTTTTTAATTTTTCGGCAATTTGCCAAAAATCCTTTTTTAATTTCTTAAATTCCGCAGCGCTTGTAACCATGGGAAAACAAATTTTTAACTTTTGTTTTCCATTATACGCTCGTAAAATAGCCCGCACTTGCATTTCAAATAGATTTTTATATTTTGTATATAAACGGATAGCACGCATTCCCAGTGCAGGATTAGGTTCATCGCCCAAAGGAGAATTTTCAAATATCTTGTCTCCTCCCATATCTAGCGTACGCAAGGTAATCTCACCCAAATGCGGATGCCCTAATAATTTACAGTAATATCGATACTGAGTTTCTTCATCCCCGTCGCCTTCACCCGTACCAAATAAAAACTCGGTTCTAAATAAACCAATCCCGCTGCCTCCCAAGCGCTCCACCATCCGTGTTTCTTCATCAAATTCCACATTACCCAACAAATGAACCGTTACACCATCGGCTGTTACCGAATTTTTACGGGCATCCCGCATCAGTTTTTGATTAGCCGTATCGTGCTGACGCTTTGCGCGGCGATACAAGCTCATCTTTTTAGCCGTAGGATTAACCACCACCTGGCTTTTATGACCATCGAGTACAACAAAAACATTATTTGGCAATTTATTAAGCACGGCAGCATGAAGATTAAAAAGAGGCAGGCCTAAAGAACGGGCCATAATAGCAGTATGTGAGTTATAACCCACCGCCGATGTTAAAACTCCCAATGCATGTTGCCGATTTAGCGAAACAATATCTTCGGGTGATGGATGCGCCATAGCCAGCAAACGTGACTGAGGTGACAGTTGTGACAAAGCCGGCTTCTTTTTTAAGAGCTTTAATAGAATAGAACTTTCAATAAAATTAATATCATGGATACGTTCGCGAATATAACCTTGAGGCAATGTTAAAAAAACATCACGAATTTCGGACACCGTTCGGGATAATGCCCATTCGGCATTGATAGAAAAATTTTCTATTTCACGTAGTGTATTATTGACCAACAAATCATCTTCAAACAACAAGGAGTGCGCCGACACCACTGCAGACGATTCAAGATGTGATACTTGATGACTCATTTGCTCGCTTTGGGTACGGCATTCGCGAACAGCTTTTAAAAAACGTTTTTTTTCAGGTTCAATATCACTATCACACAACCAATGTTTGGGATAATCGGGGGCTTTGTGTTCAACCACCAATAAACGACCCGAAACCATGCCAGGGCTAATAACTTCGGAGGCTATTTTTTGTTCCTTGAGGCG from bacterium carries:
- the metK gene encoding methionine adenosyltransferase; its protein translation is MSQHYIFSSESVTEGHPDKVADQISDSVLDACLKEDSKSRVACETLVTTGLVCVAGEITTNSYVDVQALVRNVVNDIGYNDSRMGFDSKSCGVIVTLDKQSPDISQGVTEGEGLFKELGAGDQGLMFGYASNETPELMPMPIALAHRLTKKLAEVRKSGLLKFLRPDGKSQVSVRYENGKPVSVDTVVISTQHSEDVTHEKLKEAVIEEVVKKVIPANLFNKSPLFLINPTGRFVVGGPQGDCGLTGRKIIVDSYGGMGRHGGGAFSGKDPTKVDRSACYMARHVAKNIVAAGLADKCEVQVAYAIGYPEPVSLMVETFGTGKVADEKIEAAVREVFSFKPANIISYLQLARPIYQKTSNYGHFGRNEPEFIWETTDAAAKLKAVIK
- the ptsP gene encoding phosphoenolpyruvate--protein phosphotransferase, with the protein product MRLKEQKIASEVISPGMVSGRLLVVEHKAPDYPKHWLCDSDIEPEKKRFLKAVRECRTQSEQMSHQVSHLESSAVVSAHSLLFEDDLLVNNTLREIENFSINAEWALSRTVSEIRDVFLTLPQGYIRERIHDINFIESSILLKLLKKKPALSQLSPQSRLLAMAHPSPEDIVSLNRQHALGVLTSAVGYNSHTAIMARSLGLPLFNLHAAVLNKLPNNVFVVLDGHKSQVVVNPTAKKMSLYRRAKRQHDTANQKLMRDARKNSVTADGVTVHLLGNVEFDEETRMVERLGGSGIGLFRTEFLFGTGEGDGDEETQYRYYCKLLGHPHLGEITLRTLDMGGDKIFENSPLGDEPNPALGMRAIRLYTKYKNLFEMQVRAILRAYNGKQKLKICFPMVTSAAEFKKLKKDFWQIAEKLKKTRFLAEKNIVLGAMLEVPSLVYEMDFLSREADFISVGSNDLIQYFLAVDRTNENVAYLYNPYHPSIIRVLREIVKKAEEHDLEVTFCGEIATEPRYLFLLLILGYRRFSMYPMAIPRIKNTIRSLNIREDRFLYDKISHFASQNDVEDFLEKTYRQAWA